Genomic DNA from Perca flavescens isolate YP-PL-M2 chromosome 14, PFLA_1.0, whole genome shotgun sequence:
GGCGGTCCGCTATTGTCTGTCGGGCTTTTTTCCGTTTGATAACAGccgtatttccctttttgcatattatatgtttcacctcctcgtaaatttccattagaagctgctgctcagcgggtgaaacatatgctgcacacgtcttttccatttctgcatcagtaaatctgtgatcgatatcgtggtctatttaagaaagccgtgaacgtgcacttatcccagctatgTACACCTGGCTTGACGTAGCTTCACCTACTTATCCTGGCTCGGCCAACGTGCAACTGATTAAGCCTCGATGAGcggatcacactaagtcaagctgcgctttatcagttatcctggatttctttattctacttttgtgcaacaggccccagATTTGGGGGTGACATTGCAGCattgttgcatttatttatttggttggGTTTTtattcacactgcactttgtcaaagaCACCAAACACTGTCAACAAATGTCACATGGTGGAAATGTTCGCTTTTTTGTTGGACAGAATATCTGAGTGAAACCTGCCGACACTTCTGGTCTtagaaataatggagcaacaccacATTTATAACGTCTTGGGTTTCCTGGTTTTGCTTCAGtgttgatgatgtcacacagactTATGATGTCCCACAGACAACCAGTGATGTGTGCTCGGAACAAAttatggatctgaaagttatcaTTCCTTAAATAATATACAAGTCTATAAAGCAATGTTGAAGCTGCAGGCTAGTAAATACTCTGTTTACGGtttacttcctgtatttgggttGGATCGCATTCTCACCATAAGTGAACCTGAAGGGTCTGCCACACCAACCACAGATCAAAGCAATGAAGCTGCTgagtaaaatgttatttttacaGGGACAAAATAGGAACTTTGATGACAAAGACTCATGTTGTGTCCCTGTAATGAACCTTGATCTCTGTGTACTTTACCACTTTAGGACCAGACACTGAGAGACATCCTCCAGCTGTCCAAAGGAAGACTTTCAGGGCTGCAGCACTCTGTCTGGCAGTGCTCTGCTTTCTGATGATGACTGGAATCATCCTCTTATCTGTAAACTGTAAGATAAAATACACTTCACGACCACTGAGCCACAAATACTGAACCAAGACACCATGGTGTACTTAAATCAGCTTCAGGCTCTAAAGGAAAGGTTCAGGTTTTTACTGACATGCCATATATATGCTGAAATAGTTATTAGTAGCTGTAATTATTCCTACTGTCCATATCACCTTTTACGTGATGCCATCCTAACACAATTCTAATGTAAGAAAACCAGTCTTCATTCTGTGTTAACATTCAGCTGAAACTTTATTTACAAAACAATTGACTATCCGGACGTTTCCTTTATACCACCACTCAGCAAGGAaacaataggctcgttcgagatgaactgcgcctcgcctgtaaagcggacgagagcaggcggcagcagcggggggcggtgacaaaagtccactctcaagtcagacagttttccagctgattcaaGCAGCCTtgaggctgaacaggaagtgacagaaacactgtggtcctgtagaaagatatttagaattagacatagcttatggagatttgtgcatatggtCGTAAAACATATTCTCGCATTATAAATAAgctttgaaattaagcctagtccttataaatttcccaggaacaataattccctctgctcacttttaaggcaaagtaggctaaataatattacattttatttatatagtgctttacaggctactcagacactttacactaaaaccagcacatttagcgcataaaaacagataaagcaataaaaccaacacataaaacaaacatattaaagcaattaaaacgtggagtgactaagtagatttaaaaaaaatccatactATTCAGTCGGTCTGCTATTGTCTGTCGGGCTTTTTTTTCCGTTTGATAACAGccgtatttccctttttgcatattatatgtttcacctcctcgtaaatttccattagaagctgctgctcagcgggtgaaacatatgctgcacacgtcttttttattgtgcatcagtaaatctttgatcgataccgtggtctatttaagaaagccgtgaacgtgcacttatcccagctatgtacacctggcttgacatagcttcacctacttATCCTGGCTCGGCCAACGTGCAACTGATTAAGCCACGATGAGTGaatcacactaagtcaagccGCGCTTTgtcggttatcctggatttctttattctacttttgtgcaacaggcccctgggctacaacagaaaacagaacaaatacacaaaaataaCAGGACACAAGAACagaacctcaaaaccaacagacACTTAAACCCAAAACCATGACACACTGTCAGTGGAAACATGAAGAGAGCAAATTGTACTAAAGAAATATTCAGTTTTGGAAAGTCAGACTAATGAGAACTCATGCAAGCTTTGGCTCATTTTTGCACACAACAAAGACTGTGGTTTTATGTCCCAaatatttgtcttttgtttaaAGCAGAATGATTTGGTGTTGTTGGtctttttaaaactttgttATGGGTTTCATATTCATCTTTCAGTCACTTTACTGCAGACCAGCTACAACCAACTGAGCAACAACTACAGTCAGTTACAGGATGAAGTAAAGCAGCTGAAGAACAGAACTGAAGGTGAGAATAGTTTAAAACCAGTAAATTTCTGCATTATACACATTTATATCATAGATGTTGATTGTGTAGTTACCCTTGATTATAACTGTTTCATGCTGTTGAACTGTTTCGCTGATGATGTGAATATATATGAATTGaatacagatggaaattagcctttgggctacaatctggcacttttacgtgtactgctgtccatgttcattaaatgtgcattgtccttaaataaataaatacattaataaatttCTGTTTGAGACGGTCACTTATAAATGATATATGAAATATGACTTGAATTTCAAATTATTTAGAGAGTAAACATCCTGAAAGGGAAATGTAACAGAGGAAAGAAAGATCTTTAACTAAATAGTTAAAACTCCATGTCTTATCACTTTGACACTGAATGATGTGAAATCTCCATTTCAAATTTGCTTGACATTAAGAGAAGAGCTGTGCTGATGGAGGGATGAGATTTGGATACAGTTGGTACTTTAAATCTAAAGACAACAACACTTGGTCTGGAAGCAGAGCTGACTGtcagcagagaggagcagatCTGGTCATCATAAACAACAAAGAGGAACAGGtgattgtgtttgtttctgagTGAGTGATTTTagagaaaaatacatttaatcgaaatatttaaatatacataATGCCAATTTGAAATCTTTGGAAAATGgaagatttttcttttaaaaatgcatttggATTAAATGAAATGTCAACTGTCTTATGAGCTTTAAAAGTGCAGTTCCTCATTAAATCTTTGTTTCTCTGCTGAGTATAAATGTCTTACTTCACATTACtaatgtgtgtttactgtcatgCTGTTGGGTCCAGTCCTCAGTGTGTGGTGTACCGAGGGATCCctcttgtgtttgttgtggCTGATGAAGTCACAAGATGACTTTACTACAACAACAATGCTGAACTATGAACGTTGTTGTCTCTTGTCAACTACTAGAAGTTTGTCTCTGAGCTGAGTAAGGATGGAGAGTCCTGGATTGGTCTACGGTATGATTTCATACAAGAAGATTGGAAATGGGAATGGGTGGATGGATCACCGCTGACAGAAACgtgaaacattttaaatgttttttgtttccatCACAATTCCatcaaagtcactgtttgtcACTGAAATAATGTTTGACATTGAAAAATGCTGAGTTGGTTGGTTTCccttgagagagagacagagagagagagggagacagacagagaaagagagaaagagacagagtgagtttaaagtgcccatattatgctcattttcaggttcatacttgtatttaaggttgtaccagaataggtgtacatggtttaattttcaaaaaacaccatatttttgttgtactgcacagctctctctcactgctgcagaacctcttttcaccttgtctctgttttagctacaagtgcaacctcttttcttctgtactatttttgattgcactcgcacatgcgcagtagctcagatgtagatcatgtcccCTAGCTCCATAGATAGTAAAAGAAaggttgtttctccaacttcggacCATTACGGaaagtgattgcgccattgaccaacacaAACCTGGTGTAAAGTCAATAACACAgcatttattgttattttaacagagcattaatAAAATGCTCCTATGGCTCTTGAACAGTGCAGGCACACTATGGTTGTTACACACATTAATCTCTCCTTCAAAATgcgctggaggagagtctggctagttcacacagcattcagggatgggaggaaaatatgctctggttcattggcatttctttaaaccaatcgcaatcatgggcatagacagagagagagacagagagagagagagagagagagagagagagagagagagagagagagaagaagacatagagagaaagagaaaaagagagaaagacagagagagagagagagagagagagagagagagagagacatccaCTGGCAGCTAAATATGTATCTGCCTGCCACAACCTGAGGGACTACTATCCCAACATTTCAGATTAGTTTAGGATTGTACAGTAACAAAACTGTTAAGAattatattgtgttatgtaattgttttgtaatataGTGTGTTGTATGTAACTATCAGTGCAGTATATAATCTATGtgacacctactgtatgtatttattatgtgatatgtaatatttaatgcattttctGTAAAATACTTTGGgaacaacatgttttctttgttcatgccAACAAATTGCATTGAACTGaattgagagacagagagagaaacatagacagagagagagagaaacagagagacagacagagacagagagagacagagagagagagaaagagagagacaaagacagagtgagagacacagagacagagacagaagagagaaacagaaaaacagagagagagagagagagagagagagagagagatgggagcACTGAACAAGGTTTCATTCTTTCATTAGCAGCTGTTATATATTACATCACTTTACAaagcttaatttaaaattaaatttaacagCTTTCTGATGAACAACAATCAGGAGtttcagctgtatgataaaataacaacattttatttgtcTGACAGGTTCTGGCCATCAGGACCGACTCAGCAAGGTTACCTGAATGTTGCAACATGCTGCGATCAAGAAGGAAAATGGACACAAAGATCTAATTCTGATAATAAAAACGGAATCTGTGAGAAAAATATTCTCTGAACTCTTTGATGACAGAGAGTTGTATAGTGTTGGGATCAGCTTTGTCAAATCTGACCAATTCTTTAACATTTGCTCAGCTTTTTATTCTGTGTTGCTAAATAACCTGGATTACAGAGATATTGTTCCtctgccctttttttttattttctatctctTTCATGAAAGTTTtcattgctctttaatgtttgacGTAAAGCGTTTTGAATTGTATTGTTGCTGAAacgtgctatagaaataaagattccttgccctacaacctccagcctgtcagtctgtcacCAGGGCAAAAGGAGAGCTTTGTTTCCTGTCTTTCTAAGAGGGAGTGTAACGTTAACCATACCAtggtctctaaaagtagaatgggagccagaatattaagctatcaggctcctctcctgtggaaccagctcccagtctgggttcaggAGGCAGACACTGtctccacatttaagagtaaacttaaaactctcctctttaataaagcttatagttagggagtgaggagtggttctcttcatagtcgtctgATTCATCTTTCTACCCTTGTAGGCCTGTCTCAGGCTTACTttggaccagctcttagttatgctgctatAGGTCTAGATTGCCGGGGGACTTCTTTTGACACCCTGATCTTCTTTCTCATTCCATATGCGTGCATTCATGTCCAAGAAATGCTTGTCACTAACTTATCTCCGGGAGCTTATTTCCCGGAGTCCTTAAGTTTTCTCGCCTTGCAGTTTTACTTGGAttggggtggcacctaaatcatggttgcagctgctgctgtggccCTGCTTGACACCCTGCTGTGCCCTACTATGCCCGGCAACGCCATGCTACTCCCCGCATTGGCCCATTATGCCCTACTAAGCCCTGCTATACCCTGATACGCCTTACTATGCACAGTTACGCCATGCATTGGCCCGCTGTGCCCTATTAGTGCCCTGCTTTGTCCCACAACACCCTGCTACAGTCCGCTACACCCTgcaacgccctgctacaccatacTATGCCCAGAAACACCCTGCTACATCCCGCATCGCCCACTATGCCCTACTACACCCAGCTATGTCCTACTATGCCCTACTATGTCCTGCAACGCACCACCACACCCCGCATCCCCACGCTACGCCCTGAACTgttacaactattatttctagtcatagttccactgtctttattgttactataacttCCACTGTTCATCTTTGCAACTGCTgtaattatgaatcatatttctctatatctgtatatctgtatcagtgtctctgtgtcctaaCCGGCGGCTAAAGATGCCGCCCACAAAAAGccagggtctgtccgaggtttctgcctaaaaggaagtttttcctcgccactgttgtaCCAAATACTCGCTCTTGGGGGGGCGGGGATTGTTGGATCTTTGTAAactagagtgtggtctagacctgctctatctgtaaagtagcCGGGTGATCTACCTACCTGCACAATCGCCAATCTCAACCTGCTCAGCTCCACTAACCACTGCTGCTGTGTTTAGACCCGGACGGAGTTCACCTTTGGCACCAGATCGTTGCACCTACGTATGTGGTAACTTGGCTCCCAATGTATAACCTTGTCTGTTCTAATTAGTCCTCATCTTGTATTTCCTCGAGCTTCGTCTACCTCTCTGTTCAGACCTATGCCATCAAACCTGCTGCCATTGCCTGCTGTACCACCATCTTTACACCACTCAGACCTCTACCTCCCTGCTCGGATTCCTGAGAGAGAGCTTTGACGCATCTGCCGGCCTCAGTCGCCATCCAGTCTGAGTCCTCCAGCTCAGCTAGTCAGTTTTCCAGAGCTACATGCAAATCAGAGTCAGTACTACTCCAGTCCAGATGGTGGTGGTAATGCACCTGAAGCTGTAACTGACAAAAAAGCCAAAAGAGAAATAATTTTAGGTTCagttacaacaacaacacttcAGCTAACTAgccattaacacacacatatgcataaaCTATTACACATGGAAGACTTGCAACATTGGTCACTCATCTCTTCATCTTTTATCTCTGCTCCTCTACTCTGTTATGCATCTAtgatctgctctctgtgtgttactAGCTGTGTATGTAGCAGAGCTTATTCTTTATTCCATCCAGCTGAACTTCAGGTAATTATCACAGACCCTGGTTGTGTGTTAGTAAGGAAGATGGTCTatcatgtgttttgtttgtttcactcAAACATTAAAATTCACACCTATACTTAATTTCCTTTAACAAGCAGAACAAAAATAAGTGTCCGGTCCATCAACAGTTCCTGTGACAGAGAGGTGTGAAGGCAGCTATGCACAGATGTTTATTTTCTCAATTCTGCAGTCAAGAAGAAAcagctttactttactttaacaTACTTTTATAAAGTTTATCTGAAGGGTTTCATAATTCCAATTCCCAAACGACCGAATGCTACAATTTGAGTCATATTTTAAGTTAGTGGGACTTTTTGTCTAACAGTAACAAATGTATTATGATGTGCATCTGTCTTAGTGGTTTGTGCTGCAGCCACTTCCTGTGTTAAAGGAGTGACCAACTtaaagacagacagtgagacagaatacgttcagttcagtttttagTTTGTCAAGATGTCTGCAGATACTGTTGCTGCTCCACGTTTGAGCCTGAATGTGAGATAtaacagaaatgtcaaaaagaacagcggagaggaagaggagagtcaGGTGAAGATCTTAGAGGATGAAGAGCATCACGCTGATCTGAGAGCCAGTAAGTCTCAAATGATGATTACTGTAAAGGGCAAGTTCATCAAATTAACAATTAGATACTGaatgattaattaatcaattaatcaatccaCCATTGGTTACCATTAACTGTGGGTTATTATCTGGTGTCTTGGTGCTGTAATATTGTGCCTTGTGAGTCATTCTTATTATTTCAAACTTCAAACATAAAAAATTTTCTGgatttattttgtctctgtAGGACCACACACTCAAAACAACCCTGCAGCCAACAACAGAAGGTGTTTCAAAGCTACTGCAGTGACTCTGGGAGGGTTTTATCTTCTGATATTGGCTGGACTCTTCATTCGCAGTGAGTATTTTGTTTCAATACAAACTGTCATATTTTAAAGCAGACATGTCATAAAAACTGTAATTGTCCAGTTCTTATATACAGTCCACTTCTTTCACAGCTGCCTAGATAAGGAAACATGCGACTCACATTTGactccccttcctctgtcacaGTCAGACTCATTAGAATATACTTCCCATGTCTGAGTATCTCCGCCCACGGCTTAACAACTATCTTTTACATAGCTGCgccatattttttaaataagccaatcagagcagacaaCTGGGCTTTTACAGGAggggtcttaaagagacaggttcTAAAACAGAGGTGGTGGTCGTTGTTCACACTTGATGcttcatttaaagtgctcatattatgctttttggctttttccctttcctttattgtgttatatatcttttttgtgcatgttttaggtttacaaagtaaaaaagcccaaagtccaccccaaaggcatttaccatctccaacataaaacactgttcacaaactgctcctaacagctctattgtagtccagcctttacttcagagacaaacgtggtcactttgtaacacacattataatgctcgcctagctgctagtgtggcacgccctcatactctgcttctgactggctagtagtccttacctagctactgtcagggcacgccctcatactctgcttctgactggctagtagtccttacctagctactgtcagggcacaccctaatactctgcttctgactggctagtagtccttacctagctactgtcagggcacaccctcatactctgcttctgactggctagtagtccttacctagctactgcacatgtgcgactccaaaaaacaattgaatagaagtgctcaacacacagggtgaaaagaggagctgcagcaatgtgcagaaacaaaaaatataatgatttttgaaaattaaaccatgtaaacctattctggtacaacctcaaaatacaattatgaacctgaaaattagcataatatgggcactttaatgtgATTTGAAAGTGGAATACTACCCTGAATGTATGAAAGTTTGAATAGTTTCTCGAAAATTCTGAATAACCAAACACAAATACCTCCTATCATGAAGACTCTTCACTGTAGGCTGTGTCAAACAGCAGATTTACTGCTAGGCAGTGTTATTCagatgtgcaccaagtagtaagcacactgtcaaaatttcTTGTGGAATTTTctagttattatattattattcttcTCTTATCCAATAGTTCTTGTTGCCCTCCCTTAAAAAAACTATTGTAAAGGCAAATATTAGACAATGAACTGTTActctaaaatgaaaaatgaaaaagtacaCCAAGGCCAAAGTTTTCCATAATATAAAAATCATGCATACATACAGCCCAAGCGGCAACTTcggggtctgaaaagtgaagccattAATGCTGAACCTCCTTAAACATGCATTCCCTGTAATTTCCAGCAGGaggcgactccactggctccagaAAGAAGTCTATTGAGCCTACTTCTCATTTGATTTATTACCCCAGTAAACATGTCATAATGAGATCATGGTCTAAATCACTAGAAAAAGTGTTAtttaatacagcatgatgttcatttagtaaatcatgttcccatttattttaaaacagacgATAAATCAAGGGATTCTTTAGGACCTGTCAGTCAGGACAGAGACTTAGCAATAGTTGTTAGTGTTTGAGCCCAACAGTAGTGGAAGCAGTGGCGGTTCTACACGGAGGCCAAGGGAGGCCCGTGCCTCCTTAGACATGTCCTTGGCCTCCCCTGTGCCCCCCCTGTGCTgaccaaataaaaaattatgaatTTATTATGGTTTTACACGCGAGCGCCAAAAGAAGGAGTTAATAGAAGAACTAATGTTCTACACGCAACGTTCTACACGGGTAAAATAGAGTGGTGCACCCAAACACtagcctgcagcctgcagcctgCAACGTGTGGTGCTGCTCGGTGAATGAGACAGCAACTACTCttggagagagcagaggagctACGATTTCTCCTGTTGGTAAGCAAAACAATTTCATCTCATAAGTGACTTTTGTTCCTCACACTGATAATGAAATCAAGTTTGTAAATGTCTGGTCTCGATGTGTTTAGAAACATAATCATATCTAAGCAAACTCATCGAAGCAGAAGCgaatatccaaatgtcagtcTCCTTCCTAGGTCTACACAATGTTGTGATGTTAACCACGTAACTTCATCCGTCTTGTCTGTTGCATTGCGATAACAAATACATTTGAGTAAAGTAATCAAGAGGCTATCTGCCCGTGTTAAGTAGGGAGGGATGGTTAGGCAACGAAATATAACGCATTCCCCtacgttttttcttcttctaatagTTATCATGAAACGAGGAAGGGACATAGCATCCTTTTTTGCCccagtaaacaaaaaaacagcattgaGAGAAACAAATCAAGGTGTTGTGGAGCAGGAACAGGGGGAGCCAGTGGAGGGTGGAGAGAGGGCATGTGATGAAAGTGAGGGCTCTGACACAGAGAGGGAAATTCCAGAGGGTGAGgatgatgaagaagagggtGAAGAGAGAGGAACAGCCAGAGGGACAGCAAGTGGATCCATGTGGATCAAGTACTGCACTATCAGGTTTGTGATGAAGGTTCTTACTATTTGCAAAGCAATGCAATTACAATTTAATTGTAGGCCTGCTGTGTGTCCTTAAAATGATGCATTCTGCTGTAAATTCTTATTTGTGTCAATATGGCtctgtttcccttttttttaaagtaaatacTTGGCCTACATTTTGAAATACatgcagatatacagtacatgcataagtaaataaatgttgtaGTTGTGCCCTATGTTTACTGTACATCTTTCTACAGATATCAGCAAGTCCAAGAATGATGTACCAGTACAGCCCAACTTGAATATATTCCCAACCATTTTGAGGGGGGACAGAAGACGGAGCTTCAGGCCAAACTAGTATAATCTTCATCCATGGCTTGAGTATTTTGTCATGATGGACTCTACATATTGCTATGCATgtagacatttttcattttttattgccCTACCTCTCCTGCACCTGCAATCACGCTTGTACAAAATTaatgtttactttattttaaagtaaaatgaaGTGTATAATCTTTAAATATAATTAGTTGCTATGTGACATGGCACACAGCTGCAGCCATGGTAGCGATGCGCTACCTATTTTATATCTCAAAGACTGAGTGAAG
This window encodes:
- the LOC114568724 gene encoding CD209 antigen-like protein E, which produces MSADIYVNADMSKKVRYNRNVQKDKEKWEEREVVIYETPDAIRDDQTDNQSHGGGPDTERHPPAVQRKTFRAAALCLAVLCFLMMTGIILLSVNFTLLQTSYNQLSNNYSQLQDEVKQLKNRTEEKSCADGGMRFGYSWYFKSKDNNTWSGSRADCQQRGADLVIINNKEEQKFVSELSKDGESWIGLRYDFIQEDWKWEWVDGSPLTETFWPSGPTQQGYLNVATCCDQEGKWTQRSNSDNKNGICEKNIL